A region from the Hydra vulgaris chromosome 10, alternate assembly HydraT2T_AEP genome encodes:
- the LOC136085886 gene encoding octopamine receptor beta-2R-like, with the protein MNNASSPMYPLLSTGASTSLAVCFVLIAIFSILFNAILITVILSEKKLHTMTNIYIINLAIGDLLTAIAVVPFDADYMFKQNFPYDKIPCGIKEILFMVSLPSSIINLLLLTCERFVSVYFPFEETRYFSKRIVFLSISLSWIYSMNVGFYPIYKDGISAIIIKDKRCYMEFSPAFAYYHIIVNFTIPVLIIAGLNIFLFTVAHKHQKEILKMVINNSQKCSFHGNVKAAKTILMLFGNFFVCWIIYILIATSHLSCHQDNCLPKELPWVSNVINYLSIVLNPFIYGLLNTCIRKAILKNIHKVLNLFCKSQQIKCIKETDLHLIAPS; encoded by the coding sequence atgAACAACGCATCAAGTCCAATGTATCCCTTATTGAGCACTGGTGCTTCAACTTCTTTGGCAGTATGTTTTGTGTTAATCGccatttttagtattttgttcAACGCAATTTTGATAACCGTTATACTGTCGGAGAAAAAGTTACACACTatgacaaatatttatataatcaatTTAGCTATAGGCGATTTGCTTACCGCAATAGCAGTTGTGCCTTTTGATGCTGATTACATGTTCAAGCAAAATTTTCCATATGATAAAATACCATGTGGAATAAAGGAAATATTGTTTATGGTCTCTTTACCATCGTCAATTATTAACTTGTTATTACTAACATGTGAAAGATTTGTTTCTGTATATTTTCCATTTGAAGAAACTCGGTATTTTTCAAAACGTAtcgtatttttatcaatatctttAAGTTGGATTTATTCAATGAATGTTGGTTTTTACCCTATTTACAAAGATGGAATTTCGGccattattataaaagataaaagatgCTACATGGAATTTTCGCCCGCTTTTGCGTATTACCACATTATAGTCAACTTTACGATTCCTGTTTTAATAATAGCTggcttaaatatttttttatttaccgtAGCCCATAAGCATCAAAAGGAAATCCTGAAAATGGTTATTAATAACTCGCAAAAATGTTCTTTTCATGGCAACGTAAAAGCCGCAAAGacaattttaatgctttttggAAACTTTTTTGTATGTTGGATAATTTACATATTGATAGCGACATCTCATCTATCGTGTCACCAGGATAATTGTCTCCCAAAAGAGTTGCCGTGGGTTAGCAACGTTATAAACtatttaagtattgttttaaatcCTTTTATTTACGGTTTGTTAAATACTTGCATACGTAAAgctattcttaaaaatatacacaaagttttaaatttgttctGCAAATCtcaacaaataaaatgtattaaagaaaCAGATTTGCATTTGATTGCTCCTTCTTAA